GCAAGGGCGAGATCGTCATCCTGCAGGGCCAGGCGGGCACCTCCGCCAGCCGGGAGCGCGGCGCCGGCTTCGCCGAGGGGCTGAAGGCCTACCCGGGCATCAAGGTCCTCGCCAAGCAGCCCGCCGACTGGGACCGCACCAAGGGCCTCGACGTGATGACGAACCTGCTGCAGGCCAACCCGGACGTCGACGGTGTCTTCGCGGAGAACGACGAGATGGCGCTCGGCGCGATCAAGGCGCTCGGCTCCAAGGCCGGAAAGTCCGTCCAGGTCATCGGCTTCGACGGTACGGCGGACGGGCTGAAGGCCGTCGAGGCGGGCACGCTGTACGCGTCGGTCGCGCAGCAGCCGGCGGAACTCGGCAGGATCGCGGTGCGCAACGCGGTCGAGGCCGCCAAGGGCGAGAAGGTCGAGAAGTCGGTGATGGTGCCGGTGAAGGTGGTCACGTCGAAGAACGTGGCCGAGTTCAGCGGCTGACGACGGGCCGGGTCGAGCGGCTGACGGACGCGACCGCTCAAGGACGAAGGGGACCACTCATGTACGACTACGACCTTCTGGTCGTGGGATCGGCCAACGCCGACCTGGTGATCGGTGTGGAGCGGCGGCCGGGGGCCGGGGAGACCGTGCTCGGCTCCGACCTGGCCGTGCACCCGGGCGGCAAGGGCGCCAACCAGGCGGTGGCGGCGGCCCGGCTGGGGGCGCGTACGGCGCTGCTGGCGCGGGTCGGCGACGACGGCAACGGGCGGCTGCTGCTGGACTCGCAGCGGGCGGCCGGGGTCGACACGGCCGGGGTGCTGGTCGGCGGGGCGCCCACCGGGGTCGCGCTGATCACGGTGGACCCGTCGGGCGACAACAGCATCGTGGTGTCGCCGGGCGCCAACGGGAAGCTGACCCCCGAGGACGTGCGGGCGGCGGAGGGCCTGCTCAGGGCGTCCCGGGTGGTCTCGGCGCAGTTGGAGATCCCGTTGGAGACGGTGGTGGAGGTGGTACGGCGGCTGCCGGAGGACACGCGTTTCGTGCTGAACCCGTCGCCGCCGCGGGAGTTGCCCGCCGAGGTGCTGGCCGCCTGTGATCCGCTGATCGTCAACGAGCACGAGGCGCGGATCATCGTCGGGGACGAGCCGGCGGGGTCCCCTTCGCCGGAGGACCGGGCGCGGGCGCTGCTGGCGCTCGGGCCGCGTTCGGTGGTCGTGACGCTGGGCGCGGAGGGGGCGTTGGTCGCGACCGCCGAGGGGAGTGCGCGGGTGTCGGCCGTGAAGGTGGACGCCGTGGACACCACGGGGGCCGGGGACGCGTTCACGGCGGCGCTGGCGTGGCGGCTGGGCGCGGGCGCGGAGCTCGCCGAGGCCGCCGCGTACGCGGCCCGGGTGGGGGCCGCCGCCGTCACCAGGGCGGGGGCGCAGGTGTCGTTCCCGACCGCCGAGGAGGTCGCGGCGCTGTGAAGCGGGCCGGGATACTGAACCGTCATCTGGCGGGCGCCATCGCCGAGTTGGGGCACGGGCACGAGCTGCTGGTGTGCGACGCGGGGATGCCGGTGCCCCGGGGGCCGCGCGTGGTCGACCTGGCGTTCCGGGCAGGGGTGCCGTCGTTCGCGGAGGTGCTGGACGGGCTGCTCGACGAGATCGTGGTCGAGGGGGCGACGGCCGCGCACGAGGTGCGTGAGGCGAACCTGGAGGCGACGGCGCTGCTGGAGGACCGCTTCCCCGAGCTGGAGCTGGTCCCCCACGAGAAGCTGAAGGAACTGTCGGAGGGCGCGCGACTGGTCGTACGGACGGGAGAGGCGCGGCCGTACGCGAACGTGCTGTTGCGGTGCGGGGTGTTCTTCTAGCGGCCCCGCCCGGCGAGCCCGCCGGAATGTTTCGAGGGGCCCGGTCCACTGGACCGGGCCCCTCGGCTTTCCCCTCCGTATCAAGACCCCCGCGATCCCCCCAGATCCCCCTCCGAGAAGTCCCGATGCCAAGTACGACCCGCGAGGTGGGGGGAGGGTTGCACGGCGGCTCAAGAATTTTCCGGAGCACGTCGAGAGGCGCCACGAGGGTGTTCGAATTTTGTTCCGATGGTGTCACCGGGGCGGCAAGCGCGTTGCGGGTGCAACGCGTTGTGGGGGAGCATGGCGGGGACGTAGGTGACCCAGACACACGGGGGTGGACACGACGTGAAGTTCGACATGGGGGCGACGACCCTGGCGGAGCTCGGGAAGAGCACGCTCGGTTCGAGCGACGACCTCGGGACGCTGATCCAGTTGCTGATCAGCGCGGCGGAACCGCTGGAGGGCAAGTTCAACGGCGCGGGCAAGGTGGCGTTCGACTCGTTCAAGAACCGCGCGGACGAGATCACCGCCGACCTCAACGGGTCGCTCGCCGCGATCCTGGGCGGTCAGTCGGGCATGGACAACGCGTTCGGCACCGGTGACGTGGAGTCCCAGGACAACGCCAACCAGAACATGGGCCTGGCCAACTTCGACGCGGCCCGCTTCGGCGCCCGATAAACAGCGACGAGCAGGAACGAGGGGGAAGTACTCATGGCTCAGAACCAGGACCGCCGTTCGTACGACACCGGGGCCTCCGGTGAGGTGCAGACCGCGCTCGGCACGATCGTGGGGCAGTTGGAGCGGGTGCTCACCGACCGTGACGCCGCCGTCAAGGCCGCGATGACCGAGTTCCAGGCGGACGGTGTCTCGGACGACTACCACGGCAAGGAAGAGCGCTGGAAGAAGGCGGCGGGCGAGGTCCGCGAGATCATCCGCCTGGTGCGCACCACGCTCGAACAGAACGACGGCACCGCCCAGTCCACGCTGGCCAAGGCCCGCGCGGCGGTCGACCAGATCGGCTGACCGGGCGGCGCTGAGAGAGAAGTGAACGGGGTCCCGTAGCCGTGGCAGCGCAGGATTACGACAGCCAGTTGCTGGAGTCGGTGTCGGTGCGGCGTCGACGGCTGCGGGACGCCCTGTTGTTCGGGGCGCAGCGGCAGCGGCGCTCGGTGGACGAACGGATCGGGAAGGTCTTCGCCGGGATCGTCATCGCGGCGGTGTTGTGCGCGGGGTGCGTGGGGTGGTCGTTCGTGTCGAACCGCATCATCGGCAAGAGTCCGTACGGGAGTTCGGTGCAGCCGTCGGTGACGCCCTCGGGGACGGCCGCACCGACGGCGTCGCCCTCGGGCTCCCCCTCGGTTTCCACAGCCCCGACCAGCTCTTCTGCCCGGTGATAGGTTCGAAAACGTGATGTCTACGGGGACGTTGGGGCAGGCCACGGGTGGTGCGCGGACGGCGCTCAGCCGGGTCACGCTGGTGGGTGAGCGGCGGCGGGTGGACCTCGTGCTGCCGTCACGGGAACCGGTCGGGCTGTTGCTGCCGGAGATCATGCGGCTGCTCGACGACCAGGTGGGCGAGCGGCCCGAGTTGCGGCACCTCGTCACGGCGGACGGTTCCGCGCTGGCGCACGACAGCACCCTGGAGTCGGCCGGGACACCGGACGGCGCCGTGCTGCGGCTCGTCCGGGCCGAGGACGCGCCGTCGGCACCCGTCGTGCACGACGTCACCGACGAGGCCGCCGAGGATCTCGACGGCCGGGGCCTGCGCTGGGGCCCGGCCGCGCGCCGGGTCACCGCCGGGCTCGCCACGGTCGGCTGGGCCGTGGCCGCCGGGGTGTTCGCACGGGACGCGTACGAGCCCCGGGTCGTCGCCGGCGCGCTGCTCGGGGTCGCCCTCGTGGCGGCGCTCACGGGTGCGCTGCTGGGGCGGGCCGAGAAGCGGGGCCTCGCCACGACGTTGATCGCGACGGCCGGTGCGCTGGGGCTGCTGAGCGCGTCCACGTGGGCGGAGGCACAGCGGTGGTCCGGGATGTCGCAGGCCGCGGCCATGGCGGCGGCCGGGGTCGGCACGCTCGCCCTGCTCGGGCTGTTCACTCCGCTCGGGCGGGGTGGGCTGGTGGGCGCGGGGGCGCTGGCCGGGGTCTCGGTGTGCTGGCTCGGGGTCGCGGTGGCGGTGTCGGGTGAGCTGTCGTTGTCGGTGG
This genomic stretch from Streptomyces deccanensis harbors:
- a CDS encoding ribokinase gives rise to the protein MYDYDLLVVGSANADLVIGVERRPGAGETVLGSDLAVHPGGKGANQAVAAARLGARTALLARVGDDGNGRLLLDSQRAAGVDTAGVLVGGAPTGVALITVDPSGDNSIVVSPGANGKLTPEDVRAAEGLLRASRVVSAQLEIPLETVVEVVRRLPEDTRFVLNPSPPRELPAEVLAACDPLIVNEHEARIIVGDEPAGSPSPEDRARALLALGPRSVVVTLGAEGALVATAEGSARVSAVKVDAVDTTGAGDAFTAALAWRLGAGAELAEAAAYAARVGAAAVTRAGAQVSFPTAEEVAAL
- the rbsD gene encoding D-ribose pyranase; translation: MKRAGILNRHLAGAIAELGHGHELLVCDAGMPVPRGPRVVDLAFRAGVPSFAEVLDGLLDEIVVEGATAAHEVREANLEATALLEDRFPELELVPHEKLKELSEGARLVVRTGEARPYANVLLRCGVFF
- a CDS encoding pore-forming ESAT-6 family protein, which gives rise to MAQNQDRRSYDTGASGEVQTALGTIVGQLERVLTDRDAAVKAAMTEFQADGVSDDYHGKEERWKKAAGEVREIIRLVRTTLEQNDGTAQSTLAKARAAVDQIG
- the eccD gene encoding type VII secretion integral membrane protein EccD, which codes for MSTGTLGQATGGARTALSRVTLVGERRRVDLVLPSREPVGLLLPEIMRLLDDQVGERPELRHLVTADGSALAHDSTLESAGTPDGAVLRLVRAEDAPSAPVVHDVTDEAAEDLDGRGLRWGPAARRVTAGLATVGWAVAAGVFARDAYEPRVVAGALLGVALVAALTGALLGRAEKRGLATTLIATAGALGLLSASTWAEAQRWSGMSQAAAMAAAGVGTLALLGLFTPLGRGGLVGAGALAGVSVCWLGVAVAVSGELSLSVAQQSEVGAVLAVVSVVVLGLLPRLALMASGLSGLDDRRSGGASVSRLQVAAALTATHRGLALATITMAVSATAAGVFVLRAPTQWTVPLAVVTMVVLALRARAFPLVAEVVVLLGAAAVLAVRLVSAWLDHSGGAAGPLAVLVVLAALPLLVLAVQPAEHVRVRLRRFGDTLESIGVIALFPLLIGVFGVYGRLLDTFA